A genomic segment from Microcella flavibacter encodes:
- a CDS encoding VTT domain-containing protein → MPDVFLAGLLDPVSLLTGAGPWVLLALAAIIFVETGLLFPFLPGDSLLFAAGLLSPQLGLPIPLVLVVAAAAAIAGDQIGYLLGRRYGRRLFSPDARILKSSYLEQADAFFLKHGARALVLARFVPIARTFVPPVVGMSRLPYRTFVLWNVLGAVAWVAIAVLAGRWLGGVPRVAHNVDAIALAVVAISVVPLVIEVVRARRAARLRDAD, encoded by the coding sequence CCGGAGCAGGGCCGTGGGTGCTGCTCGCCCTCGCCGCCATCATCTTCGTCGAGACGGGACTGCTGTTCCCCTTCCTGCCGGGCGACAGCCTGCTGTTCGCCGCCGGACTGCTGAGCCCGCAGCTCGGCCTTCCCATCCCGCTCGTGCTGGTCGTCGCGGCGGCCGCAGCCATTGCCGGCGATCAGATCGGCTACCTGCTGGGTCGGCGCTACGGTCGGCGGCTGTTCTCGCCTGACGCGAGGATCCTCAAGTCCTCATATCTCGAGCAGGCGGACGCGTTCTTCCTCAAGCACGGCGCGAGAGCGCTCGTGCTGGCTCGCTTCGTGCCGATCGCGCGCACCTTCGTTCCACCGGTCGTGGGAATGTCCCGCCTGCCGTACCGCACCTTCGTCCTCTGGAACGTGCTCGGGGCGGTCGCGTGGGTCGCGATCGCCGTGCTCGCCGGGCGGTGGCTCGGCGGCGTGCCGCGGGTCGCGCACAACGTCGACGCCATCGCCCTTGCGGTCGTCGCGATCTCTGTCGTCCCGCTGGTGATCGAGGTGGTGCGCGCTCGCCGAGCGGCACGCCTGCGCGACGCGGACTGA
- a CDS encoding response regulator transcription factor, with the protein MRVLLVEDERRLAEAVRHGLIAEAFSVDWADNGIDGLWKAKEQQYDVVVLDIMLPGLNGYKVCEGMRAAGIWTPVLMLTAKDGEYDQADAFDLGADDYLIKPCSFIVLVARLRALVRRGAPERPVALSVGDLSLDPVRHRVERGGTEIALTPREFGLLEFLMRHPGEVATKTQIVEAVWDAAYEGDHNVVEVYIGYLRKKIDQPFGRTSIRTVRGVGYRLIARD; encoded by the coding sequence ATGCGGGTGCTGCTTGTGGAGGACGAACGACGGCTGGCCGAGGCGGTCCGACACGGGCTGATCGCCGAGGCGTTCAGCGTCGACTGGGCCGACAACGGCATCGACGGACTGTGGAAGGCCAAGGAGCAGCAGTACGACGTCGTGGTGCTGGACATCATGCTGCCGGGCCTCAACGGCTACAAGGTGTGCGAGGGCATGCGCGCAGCCGGCATCTGGACGCCCGTGCTGATGCTGACGGCGAAGGACGGAGAATACGACCAGGCGGATGCCTTCGACCTGGGTGCCGACGACTACCTGATCAAGCCGTGCTCGTTCATCGTGCTCGTCGCGAGGCTGCGAGCGCTCGTGCGCCGCGGCGCGCCGGAGCGGCCGGTCGCGCTCAGCGTGGGCGACCTTTCGCTGGATCCGGTGCGCCACCGCGTCGAGCGCGGCGGGACGGAGATCGCGCTCACACCGCGGGAGTTCGGGCTGCTCGAGTTCTTGATGCGGCACCCCGGCGAGGTCGCCACGAAGACGCAGATCGTGGAGGCGGTCTGGGACGCGGCCTACGAGGGCGACCACAACGTGGTGGAGGTCTACATCGGCTACCTGAGGAAGAAGATTGACCAGCCGTTCGGACGCACATCGATCAGGACGGTGCGCGGTGTCGGCTATCGACTCATAGCTCGGGACTGA
- a CDS encoding sensor histidine kinase codes for MNHGTSTSSSRAPEPLRGVIGVRARAALAATIIVAVALALGSAALVLLLRRSLSASVEASVQDRVEEVFVELEAIPAGTSADALARSLGSTAQSASRQGTVVQILTADGDVASQSADLEGEPALGQPLDPADGIVWDDATLPVEEEEAYRVARAAIGTPTGTYTVLVAQSLESVDESTAAVLPLLAIGYPILVLVVAVSTYWLVGRSLQPVEAIRAKVAAIGGRQLTERVPVPAAQDEIGRLAVTMNGMLGRLEAAQLSQRRFVADASHELRSPIATIKAMGETVVAHPDGALSGTAAEAFVEEATRMERLVNGLLLLARADERGLAREQHDVDLDDLLAAERDRIRSTTALTVEARIEAVRVSGSSPQLAQAVRNLVDNAVRHAREVVALSVRAEDGIAVIEVRDDGPGIPAADRERVFDRFVRLDESRARDEGGTGLGLAIVKEIVLAHGGKVEVVDSGTGAALRVTLPRQREA; via the coding sequence ATGAATCACGGCACCAGCACGAGCTCGTCTCGCGCGCCGGAGCCGCTGCGCGGCGTCATCGGGGTTCGAGCCCGAGCAGCGCTGGCCGCCACCATCATCGTCGCCGTCGCGCTCGCGCTGGGTTCGGCGGCGCTCGTACTGCTGCTGCGGCGCTCGTTGAGCGCGAGTGTCGAGGCGTCGGTGCAGGACCGCGTCGAGGAGGTCTTCGTCGAGCTCGAGGCGATCCCGGCTGGAACGAGCGCCGACGCGCTGGCGCGGTCGCTAGGGTCGACCGCGCAGAGCGCGTCGCGCCAGGGCACGGTGGTGCAGATCCTCACCGCCGACGGCGACGTGGCGAGCCAGTCGGCCGACCTGGAAGGTGAGCCTGCGCTCGGCCAGCCCCTCGACCCCGCCGACGGGATCGTCTGGGACGATGCGACGCTGCCGGTGGAGGAGGAAGAGGCGTACCGAGTCGCGCGCGCCGCCATCGGGACGCCGACCGGGACGTACACCGTCCTCGTCGCGCAGTCGCTCGAGTCGGTGGACGAGAGCACGGCCGCAGTGCTGCCGCTGCTGGCGATCGGCTACCCCATCCTTGTGCTCGTCGTCGCTGTCTCGACGTACTGGCTCGTTGGTCGCTCGCTGCAGCCGGTGGAGGCCATCCGTGCGAAGGTGGCCGCGATCGGCGGACGGCAGTTGACCGAGCGCGTGCCCGTCCCCGCGGCGCAGGACGAGATCGGCCGGCTGGCCGTGACGATGAATGGGATGCTGGGGCGGCTGGAGGCGGCTCAGCTCTCGCAGCGGCGGTTCGTCGCCGACGCCAGCCACGAGCTGCGCAGCCCGATCGCCACGATCAAGGCGATGGGGGAGACGGTCGTCGCCCATCCCGACGGGGCGCTCTCTGGGACCGCCGCGGAGGCTTTCGTCGAGGAGGCGACACGGATGGAGCGGCTCGTGAACGGGCTGCTGCTGCTCGCCCGAGCTGACGAGCGGGGGCTCGCCCGAGAGCAGCATGACGTCGACCTCGACGATCTGCTCGCGGCCGAGCGCGACCGCATCCGCTCCACCACCGCCTTGACGGTCGAGGCGAGGATCGAGGCGGTGCGCGTCTCTGGGTCGTCGCCTCAGCTGGCCCAGGCCGTCCGGAACCTCGTCGACAATGCCGTGCGGCACGCGCGCGAGGTGGTGGCGCTGAGTGTGCGAGCCGAGGACGGCATTGCCGTCATCGAAGTGCGCGACGACGGGCCGGGCATCCCCGCCGCCGACCGGGAGCGCGTGTTCGACCGCTTCGTGCGGCTGGACGAGAGCAGGGCCCGCGACGAGGGCGGCACCGGACTCGGCCTCGCGATCGTCAAGGAGATCGTGCTCGCTCACGGCGGCAAGGTCGAGGTCGTCGACAGCGGCACCGGAGCTGCGCTGCGCGTCACGCTGCCGCGGCAGCGCGAGGCGTGA